In Streptomyces longhuiensis, the following proteins share a genomic window:
- a CDS encoding restriction endonuclease produces MIQCKHRKKGLDGSAVGTLELQTLNGTGRPVLGGDVVVMVTNGKISQPARVFAWQQRLHLVDRRVLEQWARGRRPLWEILPSIPQPQKPPRLR; encoded by the coding sequence GTGATCCAGTGCAAGCACCGTAAGAAGGGCCTCGACGGCTCGGCGGTTGGCACTTTGGAGTTGCAGACCCTCAACGGCACCGGCCGGCCGGTGCTCGGCGGTGATGTCGTCGTGATGGTGACCAACGGGAAGATTTCCCAGCCCGCCCGGGTGTTCGCCTGGCAGCAGCGTCTGCATCTGGTCGACCGACGCGTGCTCGAGCAGTGGGCCCGCGGCCGTCGGCCGTTGTGGGAGATCCTCCCCTCGATACCCCAGCCACAAAAGCCTCCGCGACTGCGGTAG
- a CDS encoding Imm21 family immunity protein — MTLNWHDTNGGPFAAVPSTAVPQWSGTEGDDYDRACEIVDGVAVLMLASGDEALVFADEPMSTTVLPEHGVIARWCYAETEEDVAGLITDSLAATEWTGGPEMRTAGPLVIFDSAYLGTEVGTLTQGITLDLDAGRYRVESTVIEPDSKTRFLLNRFVPLA; from the coding sequence ATGACCCTGAACTGGCATGACACGAACGGTGGCCCGTTTGCCGCCGTTCCATCGACCGCAGTGCCGCAGTGGAGTGGCACCGAGGGCGATGACTATGACCGGGCCTGCGAGATCGTCGACGGGGTCGCCGTCTTGATGCTGGCGAGCGGCGACGAGGCCCTCGTATTCGCAGACGAGCCGATGTCTACGACTGTCCTGCCCGAGCACGGAGTCATCGCACGATGGTGCTACGCGGAAACCGAGGAGGACGTCGCCGGCTTGATCACTGACTCGCTGGCCGCCACGGAGTGGACCGGCGGGCCGGAGATGAGGACCGCCGGACCTCTCGTCATCTTCGACTCTGCCTATCTTGGCACCGAGGTGGGCACCCTCACGCAGGGCATCACGCTCGATCTTGATGCTGGTCGCTACAGAGTTGAGTCCACCGTCATCGAACCGGACAGCAAGACCCGGTTCCTCCTTAACCGTTTCGTCCCACTCGCCTGA
- a CDS encoding STAS domain-containing protein has protein sequence MHPEISISHRDEKGWTVVEVHGEVDVSTVPWISKYISACIAAGRYHLIVDLVGVPFMDSMGLELLVALGKRVRTHAGDLRLVITHPGVLQIFRITNLHQFLPTYDSVENAME, from the coding sequence ATGCACCCCGAAATTTCCATCAGTCACCGTGACGAGAAGGGCTGGACCGTCGTCGAGGTCCACGGCGAGGTCGACGTCTCCACCGTGCCCTGGATCAGCAAGTACATCAGCGCCTGTATCGCAGCGGGCCGATATCACCTCATCGTGGACCTGGTGGGGGTGCCGTTCATGGACTCGATGGGCCTCGAGCTCCTCGTCGCCCTCGGCAAACGGGTCCGAACGCACGCCGGTGACCTAAGACTGGTGATCACGCATCCGGGTGTTCTCCAGATTTTCCGCATCACGAACCTGCACCAGTTCCTGCCGACCTATGACTCGGTAGAAAACGCGATGGAGTGA
- a CDS encoding TetR/AcrR family transcriptional regulator, whose amino-acid sequence MSHHHVPSAKETPAKPLRRDAQRNRDAIVAAARTAFSEQGLGASLEGIAREAGVAIGTLYRHFPTRLDLVETLFNAKYAELLTAAEEAAAMDDAWEGFCRYLENLCKLQACDRAFNDLVSARLPLHVAGREMFERTKELCNQIMRNAQEQGVLRGDVTAQDIAFVIWSQAGIIQATRTIAPQAWRRHLHLMLDAFRTEGAHELPEPPLTSQQVDQTLVTLECTKEDCHEQS is encoded by the coding sequence ATGAGCCACCACCACGTCCCGTCCGCGAAGGAGACACCGGCGAAACCCCTGCGTCGTGACGCACAACGCAACAGGGATGCGATCGTGGCCGCCGCCCGCACGGCCTTCTCCGAGCAGGGCCTCGGGGCATCCCTGGAGGGCATCGCCCGCGAGGCCGGCGTCGCGATCGGCACGCTCTACCGCCACTTCCCCACCCGGCTCGACCTGGTCGAAACGCTCTTCAACGCGAAGTACGCGGAACTGCTCACCGCCGCGGAAGAAGCCGCGGCCATGGATGACGCCTGGGAGGGGTTCTGCCGCTACCTGGAGAATCTCTGCAAACTGCAGGCCTGCGACCGCGCCTTCAACGACCTGGTCTCGGCACGGCTGCCCCTTCACGTGGCCGGCCGCGAGATGTTCGAACGCACCAAGGAACTCTGCAACCAGATCATGCGCAACGCCCAGGAACAGGGCGTCCTGCGCGGCGACGTCACCGCGCAGGACATCGCCTTCGTGATCTGGTCCCAAGCCGGGATCATCCAGGCCACACGCACCATCGCTCCCCAAGCCTGGCGCCGCCACCTCCACCTGATGCTCGACGCCTTCCGCACCGAGGGCGCCCACGAACTGCCCGAACCTCCTCTGACCAGCCAGCAGGTCGACCAGACCCTCGTCACTCTCGAGTGCACCAAAGAGGACTGCCACGAGCAGTCCTGA